In the Astatotilapia calliptera chromosome 5, fAstCal1.2, whole genome shotgun sequence genome, one interval contains:
- the mfap2 gene encoding microfibrillar-associated protein 2 gives MRVLLLLCMPVVLFSQPQYQDPYIFNEFQEYEYTTDPPRGGYQQQVQLNPVIRPGKSDPEFLTEPTEPGPLDCREEQYLCTRLYSVHKPCKQCLNSLCFYSLRRVYVVNKEVCVRTVCAHEELLRADLCRDQFSRCGVAALSGQCASLGGSCGKSCGSC, from the exons ATGAGAGTCCTCCTGCTACTCTGCATGCCAG TTGTGCTGTTCAGCCAGCCCCAGTACCAGGATCCATATATCTTTAACG AATTCCAAGAGTATGAGTACACCACAG ACCCTCCTCGTGGAGGCTATCAGCAGCAGGTTCAGCTCAACCCCGTGATCCGTCCTGGAAAATCAG ATCCCGAATTCCTGACAGAGCCCACGGAGCCTGGACCTCTCG ATTGCAGAGAGGAGCAGTACCTCTGCACCCGACTCTACTCAGTTCACAAGCCATGCAAGCAGTGTCTCAACAGCCTCTGTTTCTACAG tttgCGGCGGGTGTACGTCGTCAACAAGGAGGTCTGCGTGAGGACTGTGTGCGCACACGAGGAGCTGCTCAGAG cGGACCTGTGTCGCGATCAGTTTTCTCGCTGTGGAGTGGCGGCGCTGAGTGGCCAGTGTGCATCATTAGGAGGAAGCTGTGGGAAGAGCTGCGGAAGCTGCTGA
- the sdhb gene encoding succinate dehydrogenase [ubiquinone] iron-sulfur subunit, mitochondrial — protein MSVASFTSLTRCGVLAFRSPAGLLAVRYAQTAAAPAGQPRVKKFQVYRWDPDTPGDKPRMQTYEIDLNTCGPMVLDALIKIKNEIDPTLTFRRSCREGICGSCAMNINGGNTLACLNKIDSSLSKPTKIYPLPHMYVVKDLVPDMSNFYAQYKSIEPYLKKKDESKEGKEQYLQSVEDRQKLDGLYECILCACCSTSCPSYWWNGDKYLGPAVLMQAYRWMIDSRDEYTEERLSKLQDPFSLYRCHTIMNCTKTCPKGLNPGKAIAEIKKMMATYKEKTAAAV, from the exons ATGTCGGTCGCCAGTTTTACGTCCTTGACTCGGTGCGGTGTTTTGGCATTCCGCTCTCCCGCAGGACTCTTG GCGGTACGGTAtgcacagacagcagcagctccagcagGGCAGCCCAGGGTAAAGAAGTTCCAGGTGTACAGATGGGATCCAGACACTCCAGGGGACAAACCCCGAATGCAGACCTATGAGATTGACCTCAACAC CTGTGGCCCAATGGTTCTCGATGCGCTCATTAAGATCAAGAATGAGATTGACCCCACTCTGACATTTCGTCGCTCCTGCAGAGAAG GTATTTGTGGGTCCTGTGCGATGAACATCAATGGAGGAAACACACTCGCCTGCCTCAACAAGATCGACTCCAGCCTCAGCAAGCCGACTAAGATTTACCCTCTGCCACACATGTACGTCGTCAAGGACCTGGTACCT GACATGAGTAACTTCTACGCCCAGTACAAGTCCATCGAACCCTACCTGAAGAAGAAGGATGAGTCCAAGGAAGGGAAGGAACAGTACCTGCAGTCTGTGGAGGACCGGCAGAAGCTG GACGGGCTGTATGAGTGTATTCTGTGCGCCTGTTGCAGCACCAGCTGCCCAAGTTACTGGTGGAACGGAGACAAATACCTCGGGCCTGCTGTGCTCATGCAG GCGTACCGCTGGATGATTGACTCACGAGACGAGTACACAGAAGAACGGTTGTCCAAGCTGCAGGATCCTTTCTCGCTCTACCGTTGCCACACCATCATGAACTGCACCAAGACCTGTCCCAAG GGCCTGAACCCAGGAAAAGCTATCGCTGAGATCAAGAAGATGATGGCCACATACAAGGAGAAGACAGCAGCTGCTGTCTGA